CCCGCTATCGGTTCCGGACGCTCGCCGACCGGATTCGACAGAGCGGCGCCCCGTACGGAGCACACACGATCGTGTACCGCGAGGACGGCGACGTCCTGCTCGTTCGCCACGACGGGATCGGCCAGTGGGTGCTCCCCGGGGGCGAGGTCGGTCCAGACGAAACCTTTCGGGAGGCGGCGAGACGCGAACTCGACGAGGAGGCCGGCATCGAGGCGGAGTACGACGGGTTGGCCCTGCTCGTGACCGTCGAAATCGAAAGCGACGGCCACGAGACGTGGGGCGTCATGCCGATCTTCGAGGCGCAAGCGAGAGCCGAACAGCCGGAAGTCGACGATCCGGACGGGGAAATCTCCGACGCAGAGTGGTTCACGAACGTGCCGACGGACAGCCGTGATCGGCCGTATCTGAACGCGTGGCGCGAAAACCGGAACGAGTGACTCCGCGGCAGTCGTTCGGTCGCTGACACAGGGTCGGTAGAGGACAGACGATCGATCGAGACACCACAGGACCGCTCAGTCGGCGGTAGAGATCGCCCGGTGATACGGCTGCCGGGAGATGATCTCCCGGAGATGGGAAAGCGACTCCCGGCTGTCGCCGGTCATCTCGGAGATCACCGCGAACACTTCCTGTCTGGACACCTTCACGTCGGCGTCGCACACCGCGTCCTCGGGACGGCTGCCGACCTCCCGGAGCGTTCCGACCGCAAGGAGGTAGGGAACTCCCCAGGCGGCGACAGTGTTGCCGTGGGAAAGCGGCATCGTCTCAAGATACGTCTGTGCGTCGTCGAGGAACGAACGGGCGTACTCGGCGGTCCGCTCGACGACTGCGGCGGTGCCCTCGCGGTTCTCCGGCTCGATCACGCCCTCCTGTGGAACCCCCTCGTCCTCCAGCCACTCGGCGGGGAGATACACGTTGTTCTCCTCGGTGTAGTCGTCGTAGACGTCCTTCGAGACGTTGACGAGTTGTAACAGCAGTCCGAACTCCTCGGCCGTGTCGTACAGCCTGGCGGCCCGCTCTTCGGCAAGGTCGCCGCGGGTGAGCAGGTTCGTGATGAGGTTGCCCACCGTGCCGGCGGCGTAGTAGCAGTACTCCTCCAGTTCGGCGCGATCGGAGATCCGGAGCCCCCCGTTGTCGGCGTGCCGTTCGACGAACATCGCCATCCCGTCAACGAGTTCGAGCACGGGCGGAACGATCGCCTTCCTGACGTCCGGCGGCAGTTCCTCGAACGTGGCTGCAACCGTCGGCGAGTGCGCCACCACGGACCAGTCGTCGTTTCGCTCCGCCGGCGCGGGGAGCCACTC
The Halalkaliarchaeum desulfuricum DNA segment above includes these coding regions:
- a CDS encoding phytoene/squalene synthase family protein is translated as MIGDPRSPGTPDLEWCFEAVQGVSRTFALTVDVLDEPMETHICLGYLLCRVADTVEDAGHIPPDEQAELLRLYGRAVDPDEPTEMAAFREAVDEWLPAPAERNDDWSVVAHSPTVAATFEELPPDVRKAIVPPVLELVDGMAMFVERHADNGGLRISDRAELEEYCYYAAGTVGNLITNLLTRGDLAEERAARLYDTAEEFGLLLQLVNVSKDVYDDYTEENNVYLPAEWLEDEGVPQEGVIEPENREGTAAVVERTAEYARSFLDDAQTYLETMPLSHGNTVAAWGVPYLLAVGTLREVGSRPEDAVCDADVKVSRQEVFAVISEMTGDSRESLSHLREIISRQPYHRAISTAD
- a CDS encoding NUDIX hydrolase codes for the protein MTSIDDLWFLADTASQRAEQAAHQLRTRYDDYISKRQSRRVSRYRFRTLADRIRQSGAPYGAHTIVYREDGDVLLVRHDGIGQWVLPGGEVGPDETFREAARRELDEEAGIEAEYDGLALLVTVEIESDGHETWGVMPIFEAQARAEQPEVDDPDGEISDAEWFTNVPTDSRDRPYLNAWRENRNE